The proteins below are encoded in one region of Brachionichthys hirsutus isolate HB-005 chromosome 12, CSIRO-AGI_Bhir_v1, whole genome shotgun sequence:
- the LOC137902563 gene encoding radixin — MPKPINVRVTTMDAELEFAIQPNTTGKQLFDQVVKTVGLREIWFFGLQYTDSKGYVTWLKLNKKVTQQDVKKENPLQFKFRAKFFPEDVSEELIQEITQKLFFLQVKEAILNDENYCPPETAVLVASYAVQAKYGDYSKDIHKMGYLASDRLLPQRVLEQHKLTKEQWEDRIQAWHEEHRSMLREDAMMEYLKIAQDLEMYGVNYFEIKNKKGTELWLGVDALGLNIYEHEDKLSPKIGFPWSEIRNISFNDKKFVIKPIDKKAPDFVFYAPRLRINKRILALCMGNHELYMRRRKPDTIEVQQMKAQAREEKHHKQMERAQLENEKKKREHAEKEKERIEREKDELIERLRQIEEQTQRAQKDLEAQTRKALELEQERRKAKEEAERLEKEKQVAEEAKASLAQQAADQMKNQEQLAAELAEFTAKIALLEEAKRKKDDEATEWQHKALAAQDDLEKTREELKSAMTSPPAPEHDEQDETNAEASAELLSEGVSSHRSEEERITEAQKNDRVKKQLQALSSELAEARDDTMKTQNDMLHAENVRAGRDKYKTLRQIRQGNTKQRIDEFESM, encoded by the exons atgcCCAAACCA atcAACGTTCGCGTCACCACCATGGACGCCGAGCTCGAGTTTGCCATCCAGCCAAACACGACGGGCAAACAGCTGTTTGATCAG GTGGTGAAGACGGTGGGTCTGAGGGAGATCTGGTTCTTCGGCCTCCAGTACACGGACAGCAAAGGCTACGTCACGTGGCTCAAACTCAACAAGAAG gtgaCCCAGCAGGACGTGAAGAAAGAGAATCCCCTGCAGTTCAAGTTCAGAGCGAAGTTCTTTCCGGAGGACGTGTCTGAGGAGCTGATCCAGGAGATCACGCAGAAACTCTTCTTCCTGCAG gtgAAAGAGGCCATCCTGAATGACGAGAACTACTGTCCCCCGGAGACAGCCGTGCTGGTGGCGTCCTACGCGGTCCAGGCCAAGTATGGAGATTACAGCAAAGACATTCACAAGATGGGCTACTTGGCCTCGGACCGGCTACTGCCACAGAG AGTCCTCGAGCAGCACAAGCTGACAAAGGAGCAGTGGGAGGACCGGATACAGGCGTGGCACGAGGAACACAGGAGCATGCTCAG AGAGGACGCGATGATGGAATACCTGAAGATCGCTCAGGATTTAGAGATGTACGGCGTCAACTACTttgaaatcaaaaacaaaaagggcaCGGAACTGTGGCTGGGGGTCGACGCCTTGGGACTCAACATCTACGAGCACGAAGacaa GCTGTCGCCAAAGATCGGCTTCCCCTGGAGCGAGATACGAAACATTTCATTCAACGACAAGAAATTTGTCATCAAGCCCATCGACAAGAAAGCGCCG GATTTTGTGTTCTACGCTCCACGGTTGCGGATCAACAAACGCATCCTAGCGTTATGCATGGGAAACCATGAGCTgtacatgaggaggaggaagcccgACACTATCGAGGTGCAGCAGATGAAGGCTCAGGCCAGGGAAGAGAAGCACCACAAACAGATGGAAAG AGCGCAGCTGGAGAACGAGAAGAAGAAGCGTGAGCATgcggagaaagagaaggagcgGATAGAGCGAGAGAAAGACGAGCTGATCGAGAGGCTGAGGCAGATTGAAGAGCAGACGCAAAGAGCTCAGAAGG ACCTGGAGGCGCAGACTCGCAAGGCACTGGAgttggagcaggagaggaggaaggcgaaggaggaggcggagcgactggagaaggagaagcaggtGGCGGAGGAGGCGAAGGCGTCGCTGGCTCAGCAGGCGGCCGACCAGATGAAGAACCAGGAGCAGCTG GCTGCCGAGTTGGCAGAGTTCACCGCCAAAATCGCTCTGCTCGAAGAGGCCAAGAGGAAAAAAGATGACGAAGCAACGGAATGGCAACACAAA GCTCTGGCGGCACAAGACGATCTGGAGAAAACCAGGGAGGAGCTGAAGTCGGCCATGACATCCCCTCCGGCGCCGGAACACGACGAGCAGGACGAGACGAACGCCGAGGCGAGCGCCGAGCTGCTCAGCGAGGGCGTCTCCAGCCACCGCAGCGAAGAGGAGCGCATCACCGAGGCGCAGAAGAACGACCGCGTCAAGAAACAGCTACAG GCCCTGAGTTCAGAACTGGCAGAGGCCCGGGACGATACCATGAAGACGCAGAACGACATGCTGCACGCCGAAAACGTCAGGGCGGGAAGAGACAAGTACAAAACCCTGCGCCAGATTCGCCAGGGCAACACCAAGCAGCGCATCGACGAGTTCGAGTCCATGTGA
- the LOC137902555 gene encoding rho GTPase-activating protein 20-like: protein MENMSPQQGTMGQTRSDSVAGERKAPPDNKKKMKTLAQRRQSAPSLVISKALTRSRSTSRESCLTPVSPECCPLVQAFLAECPGRLFLGHAQSQLKTGLQTQDRHLFLFTDALLVAKAKSSSHFKAKARVRVCEMWTASCIEEVCEGSTNPERSFVMGWPTCNCVASFSSEAHKDKWLSLIRSRITEGKEKDDPKTIPLKIFAKDMGNCAYAKTLAVSNNDCTTDVIRKALLQFGIAGCVKDHRLWVSSCKDEPPYPLIGHEFPFSIKMSHIRDGGSSGGGALKDPLSPIDCPGVLLLDQCLPPDTQCRFILKHSKAVPGPAPLIEPGQQKSFKRKRSLINWPFWKGSNPQLDTLPLSTPPPSPAQGRLFGRPLTSVCSPDHGLPKPVMDMLAYLYLEGPYTRGIFRRSAGAKACRELRDRLDNGTQDLEIPQQSVFVIAAVFKDFMRNIPGSLLCVDLYDRWMEATEAEAMEERMEANRRLLRLLPGENLLLLQHVIAVLHRIQGNANDNQMNAFNLSVCIAPSMLWAPAPCTPEMEGEGTKKVCELVCFLIENCCGVLGEDVASLFGGFCQKSGGGSDHGSDVSSFQMNDSSYDSLENELNDEPESPCQEQLPLRDKDKPDSRSRDSVITLSDCEPDPDPEADLLLQLPPLARPRRFSPVVRQNRSRLASGPSPGLRRLRRSSEPALALASAAPAGTAAAHANSHHTPLRKASYDAAMEGEEDEVFLEQGLSGLQLKEEEEGGCEKVGAKVQNFRRKMKHVPPPPLRLDASCSSLSSPATSPTGSSLSSLDSAFSQYSTDYPTAGVVPLAEPAPACPGRHPLSPRNSPPQIEAPKPTQAPRSSQTASHPYTWFKKERRLLLRQPDNGRTEEDAPAANRRSQPTANGYSTGAQDAVVVDQTCQPRSGSPPSYQQALLQLQRGQSPFYRGAEKPLTVRELRQLGNQTATDRTPIPPSPNSPKRTGSGGAQPPQGVFYGQSSTTLVLRRQKSHSLTPAVEDHQATRTLDRSRRASEPARVIANFASSLTLDRRRPSKTQPRNGLKVSEAEPRCRLSPTATQAVRNYFSSQGQEEEDGVCLRRSQEVALAIAQGKTEWQSRRCSDPRADEFGQLFFAEESYV, encoded by the exons ATGGAAAACATGTCACCGCAGCAGGGGACCATGGGACAAACCAGGTCCGACTCCGTGGCGGGGGAGAGGAAGGCGCCCCCCGACAACAAAAAG AAGATGAAGACCTTGGCCCAGAGGCGACAGTCGGCTCCCTCGCTGGTCATCAGCAAAGCGCTCACCAGATCCAGGAGCACATCCAG ggaaagCTGCCTGACTCCAGTCAGCCCGGAATGCTGTCCCCTGGTCCAGGCCTTCCTGGCCGAGTGTCCGGGCCGCCTCTTCCTGGGTCACGCCCAATCGCAGCTGAAGACGGGCCTGCAGACCCAGGACCGGCATCTCTTCCTTTTCACCGACGCGCTGCTCGTCGCCAAGGCCAA GTCCTCGTCTCACTTCAAGGCGAAGGCTCgggtgcgagtgtgtgagatGTGGACGGCCAGCTGCATCGAGGAGGTGTGTGAGGGGAGCACCAACCCGGAGAGGAGCTTCGTCATGGGCTGGCCCACCTGTAACTGTGTGGCCTCCTTCAg ctccgAGGCGCACAAGGACAAATGGCTGTCGCTCATCAGAAG CCGGATAACcgagggaaaagaaaaggacGACCCCAAGACGATTCCCCTGAAGATATTTGCGAAGGACATGGGAAATTGCGCCTAT GCCAAGACGCTGGCGGTCAGCAACAACGACTGCACCACGGATGTCATCCGAAAGGCGCTGCTGCAGTTTGGCATAGCA GGCTGCGTTAAAGACCACCGGCTGTGGGTGAGCTCTTGCAAGGACGAACCTCCGTATCCTCTCATTG GCCACGAGTTTCCCTTCAGCATTAAGATGAGCCACATTCGGGATGGCGGGAGCAGCGGGGGAGGGGCGTTGAAGGATCCCCTGAGTCCCATAGACTGCCCcggggtgctgctgctggaccagtGTCTCCCGCCGGACACCCAGTGCCGGTTTATCCTCAAACACAGCAAGGCCGTCCCCGGACCGGCGCCGCTCATTG AGCCTGGCCAGCAGAAGTCTTTTAAGAGGAAGAGGTCTCTGATCAACTGGCCCTTCTGGAAGGGTTCCAACCCTCAGCTGGACACCCTGCCGCTgtccacgccgccgccgtcccCCGCTCAGGGTCGGCTGTTCGGACGACCCTTGACCTCCGTCTGCTCTCCAGACCACGGCCTGCCCAAGCCAGTCATG GATATGCTGGCGTACCTCTACCTGGAGGGGCCGTACACCCGGGGCATCTTCAGGAGGTCAGCCGGGGCAAAAGCCTGCCGGGAGCTTCGGGACAGACTGGACAACGGGACGCAGGACCTGGAGATTCCACAGCAGTCTGTCTTCGTCATTGCGGCTGtcttcaag GATTTCATGAGAAACATTCCCGGCAGTCTGCTGTGTGTGGATCTGTATGACCGGTGGATGGAGGCGACGGAGGCCGAGgcgatggaggagaggatggaagcCAACCGGAG GTTGCTCCGCCTCCTACCCGGCGAgaacctcctcctgctgcagcatgtGATCGCTGTGCTGCACCGTATCCAAGGCAACGCCAACGACAACCAGATGAATGCCTTCAACCTGTCCGTCTGCATcgctcccagcatgctttgggCTCCAGCGCCATGCACCCCCGAGATGGAGGGGGAGGGCACCAAAAAG GTTTGCGAGCTGGTTTGTTTCCTCATTGAAAACTGCTGCGGCGTCCTGGGAGAAGACGTCGCCTCGCTGTTCGGAGGTTTCTGCCAGAagagcggcggcggcagcgacCACGGTTCAG ATGTGTCGTCGTTCCAGATGAACGACTCCTCCTACGACAGTCTGGAGAACGAGCTGAACGACGAGCCGGAATCTCCCTGCCAGGAGCAGCTTCCCCTCCGGGACAAGGACAAGCCGGACAGCCGCAGCCGGGACTCTGTCATCACCCTCAGCGACTGCGAgcccgaccccgaccccgagGCCGACCTCTTGCTGCAGCTCCCTCCTCTGGCCAGGCCCCGGAGGTTCAGTCCCGTGGTTCGGCAGAACCGCTCCCGCCTGGCCAGCGGGCCGTCGCCGGGTCTCCGAAGGCTGAGGAGGAGCTCTGAGCCCGCCTTGGCCCTGGCGAGCGCGGCGCCCGCCGGGACAGCGGCCGCTCATGCTAACAGCCACCACACGCCGTTGAGGAAGGCGAGCTACGACGCAGCcatggagggggaggaggatgaagtgTTTCTGGAGCAAGGGTTGAGCGggctgcagctgaaggaggaggaagagggcggATGCGAGAAGGTCGGCGCTAAAGTCCAGAACTTccggaggaagatgaagcacgTCCCGCCTCCTCCGCTGCGACTTGACGCCAGCTGTTCCAGCCTGTCGTCACCGGCGACTTCGCCCAcaggctcctccctcagctctTTGGACTCCGCCTTCTCGCAGTACTCCACTGACTACCCCACCGCTGGGGTCGTCCCATTGGCCGAGCCTGCTCCTGCCTGCCCTGGGCGCCACCCGCTGTCCCCCAGGAATTCCCCTCCACAGATCGAAGCCCCAAAGCCCACCCAGGCCCCTCGAAGCAGCCAAACCGCTTCCCACCCCTATACGTGGTTCAAGAAAGAACGCCGTCTGTTGCTAAGGCAACCGGATAACGGACGCACAGAGGAGGACGCGCCTGCGGCAAACAGGAGGAGCCAACCAACGGCTAATGGCTACTCCACCGGTGCCCAGGACGCCGTGGTGGTCGACCAAACCTGCCAACCGAGATCCGGCAGCCCCCCGTCCTACCAGCAGGCTCTGCTTCAGCTCCAGAGGGGACAGTCTCCTTTCTACAGAGGGGCAGAGAAACCCCTGACGGTCCGAGAGCTGAGGCAGCTCGGCAACCAGACCGCCACCGACAGAACCCCGATCCCGCCGTCCCCGAACAGCCCCAAACGCACAGGAAGTGGGGGCGCGCAGCCTCCACAGGGGGTTTTCTACGGACAGAGCTCAACCACTCTGGTGCTGCGGAGACAGAAGTCCCACTCTCTGACCCCAGCCGTCGAGGACCACCAAGCAACGAGGACGCTGGACCGTTCCCGCCGAGCGTCCGAACCCGCCAGGGTCATTGCAAACTTTGCGTCCAGTCTCACTCTGGACAGACGTCGCCCCTCAAAAACTCAGCCCCGAAACGGCCTGAAGGTGTCAGAGGCGGAGCCACGCTGCCGCCTGTCGCCCACCGCCACCCAGGCTGTTCGGAACTACTTTTCCTCCCagggtcaggaggaggaggacggcgtcTGCCtgaggaggagtcaggaggtGGCGCTGGCGATCGCGCAGGGGAAGACGGAGTGGCAGAGCCGGCGGTGCAGTGACCCTCGAGCGGACGAGTTCGGTCAGCTGTTTTTTGCCGAAGAGTCGTACGTGTAA